One region of Oryza sativa Japonica Group chromosome 5, ASM3414082v1 genomic DNA includes:
- the LOC4339440 gene encoding tRNA(His) guanylyltransferase 2 has product MANSEYEYVKREFELDSLLPPSNWIVVRIDGCHFHRFSKIHTFEKPNDERALRLMNACATSMLEKFPDIVFAYGVSDEYSFVFREETEFYQRRESKILSLCVSYFTSVYVMKWKDFFPNKELKEPPYFDGRVVCYPNLKTIRDYLAWRQVDCHINNQYNTCFWSLVKSGKTEKEAQQALKGTFSKDKNELLSQQFQINYDDEPAIFRKGSCVYRDKVETMVKTDRCGNPIKRTRLVITNANVDIIGPEFWENHPYILREEKCRYENVKKFDINHRLPPCNWTVVRIDICKFEQFSLIHSFDKPNDEAALRLMNASASLMMESFPDIVFGYGFSNEYSFVFQDKTELYQRQESLILSSCTSRFTLFYMMKWKDFFPNKDLVEPPHFEAELLCYPKQKILCDYLSSRQAECHTTNQYSTCFWMLVKSGKSENEAREILKGTLSKDKNELLFQQFHLNYNNEPAVFRKGSCTYRQKVEESADAEGRENTTRERWDVIVAHADMGTEFWRKHPYILRKLDLLG; this is encoded by the exons ATGGCCAACAGCGAGTACGAGTACGTGAAGAGGGAGTTCGAGCTCGACAGCCTCCTCCCGCCCTCTAATTGGATCGTTGTGCGCATCGACGGCTGCCACTTCCACCG ATTCTCCAAGATACATACCTTTGAGAAACCAAATGATGAGCGTGCTTTAAGATTGATGAACGCCTGTGCCACTTCTATGCTCGAAAAGTTCCCAGACATAGTCTTCGCATATGGCGTCAGTGATGAGTACAG TTTTGTTTTTAGAGAGGAAACTGAATTCTATCAAAGACGAGAAAG TAAAATTCTATCTTTATGTGTTTCCTACTTCACTTCTGTGTACGTGATGAAGTGGAAAGATTTCTTTCCTAATAAGGAGTTGAAGGAGCCTCCATATtttgatggtcgagttgtatgCTATCCAAACTTGAAGACTATCCGTGATTACCTGGCCTGGAGACAAGTGGATT GTCATATAAACAATCAATATAACACCTGCTTCTGGTCGTTAGTGAAGTCTGGGAAAACTGAAAAAGAAGCTCAACAAGCATTGAAG GGGACATTTTCAAAGGACAAGAATGAGTTACTTTCACAACAGTTCCAAATCAATTATGATGATGAACCGGCTATATTCCGAAAAGGGTCTTGCGTTTACCGAGACAAG GTAGAAACAATGGTGAAGACTGATCGTTGTGGAAACCCCATAAAAAGGACACGCTTAGTTATTACAAATGCAAATGTCGATATCATAGGACCCGAGTTTTGGGAAAATCATCCATATATTCTTCGAGAAG AAAAATGTAGGTATGAGAATGTTAAGAAGTTTGACATCAACCATAGGCTTCCACCTTGTAATTGGACTGTCGTTCGCATCGACATTTGTAAATTTGAGCA ATTCTCGTTGATCCATTCATTTGACAAGCCAAATGATGAGGCAGCTCTAAGGTTGATGAATGCTTCTGCTTCTTTGATGATGGAGTCATTCCCTGACATTGTCTTTGGCTATGGTTTTAGCAATGAGTACAG TTTTGTGTTCCAGGATAAGACTGAACTATACCAGCGTCAGGAAAG CTTAATCCTTTCATCATGTACCTCACGTTTCACCTTGTTTTACATGATGAAGTGGAAAGATTTTTTCCCCAACAAGGACTTAGTGGAGCCACCGCACTTTGAGGCAGAACTTCTATGTTACCCAAAACAAAAGATACTTTGTGATTATTTGTCATCGAGACAAGCAGAAT GCCACACCACCAACCAATACAGCACATGCTTTTGGATGCTAGTGAAATCTGGCAAAAGTGAAAACGAAGCTCGTGAGATATTAAAG GGAACATTATCAAAGGACAAGAACGAGTTGCTTTTCCAGCAATTTCATTTGAATTACAACAATGAACCAGCTGTGTTTCGGAAGGGTTCATGTACTTACCGGCAAAAG GTGGAAGAATCTGCAGACGCAGAGGGTAGAGAAAATACCACAAGAGAACGGTGGGATGTGATTGTGGCACACGCAGACATGGGGACGGAATTTTGGAGAAAGCATccttatattttaagaaaattGGATTTACTAGGCTGA